GGGTGGCCGAACTGAAGGCCATAATCCAGAAAATGGCCAGGGAATAGCGGAAAAAGGCGGAGGCGGGAAGTGTCAGGGCGATGCAGGCCAGCGAAGCCCCTATGAGAAGTTGCATGAGGACGATCCAGAACCGCTTGGTTCGGATCATGTCCACAAGGGGGCTCCACAGGGGTTTCATGACCCAGGGCAGATAGAGCCAACTCGTGTAAAGGGCGATGTCCGTATTGGAAATTCCGAGGTTCTTGTAAAGGATCACCGAGACCGTCGTGACCAGGATGTAAGGGATGCCTTCCGCCAAATAGAGCGTCGGCACCCAGGCCCAGGGATTGCGGCGGGCGGGTCTGGCGCGGTTGGCGATTCTCATGAACGGCGATCCTTCCTTGGTTTCAATACAGCTTTTTCAGGGATGCGCCCCGGAAATAGTGCTTCAGGATGACTTCCGCCGAAATTCCCTGCGACGCCATGACGGCCGCCCCGATCTGGCAGAGGCCGACGCCGTGCCCCCAGCCGCCGCCATGGAGGACAAACCGGCAGTCCGTCCCGGAGGGGTCTCGCTGGGCCTCTACCACGAAAGCGCTGCTGTAGAGATGGCTGCGGGAGAGCCATCGGCGGATTTCCAGTTCCTTGCCGACCACGATGGATGTCTTCGTCCCGACGATCTTCAGGCGGACAATCCTTCCCGACGGTCCCCGTTCCAGGGGAATCAAATCCTGAACCCGGCCGAAGTCGATCCCCGATTTTTCCTTCAGGATCTCCCCAAGTTCGTCCTGGTCATAGGCGACCTGCCAGCGGAAGAAGTCCTTCGTCTCCTGATCGAAGGAGGGCAGGATCTCCGCGAGGAGCTTTTCGTCCCGGGTATTGCACCAAGCCTCGGGAGAAGAGAGGAGCCAGCGCTGCGCCGCCTCCTCGTCAAGGATCGGGGGAGAATCAACGGCGGCATCGGCGACGCTGGTCAGGTAGGGGTGTGGAATCTCTTCCCATGTGTTTTCAAAGGTTTCCGTCCGACCCCCGCAGCACTTGTAATAGCGGGCGTCGCACACGGCATCCCCGTAAACGAGGAACACCCCCCGCGTGATGTTGATGGCGGCCGCCGTGCGCTCCGGGATGCTGCGGGTCAGTCCCTGGTAACGCTGGCAATGATCGTCGGCACATACGTCGAACATCTGGTGTTCCTCCCGCCCGTACCAGACAATATGTTCATTCCCGGACGAGGAGGGAGGTGAAGTCCGGGAAGGGGCCGGTCCCCGTTTCAGCATGGTGACCAGCCAGCTTCGGGAGATGACCGCATGGGCCTTCAGCAGGGCCATGGGCGCCGAAGCGCTCATTTCGGAAGAGATGACGCTGGAAAGATAATCCTCCAGGGCGATGTCATTGATGGCCGTGAGCGTGCCGTCGCCCAGGGCCAGTATCCGGAGGTTGCCGGCGAAGGTCTGGGCCTCCTGCCTCTCCCAATGGAAGGCAACGCCGATGGTGACGTCCTGAAGTGAAAAGGTGGCTTGATCCTCGGAGAGAAGGCTCAGCGAAGACCGGGTGACAATCCCTCCACCCTTGGCGGCGGTTAAGAGAATCTCGCCTCCCAGACTGTGGATCGAGAAATTCCCGGAAAAATGCTGCCCTGGATATTGCGGACTGCGGAAATTCCCATTCAGACAGCCGGAGATTCCCGCTTTCCCTTCCATAATACCGACACGAAGCCGGGGTTCCTTTGTGATCATGGGATTCTGTCCTGAGAATGGAGTTGGAAGACATTCAATGACTCTCTCGTGGGATATCAGAAACAAGGCGGTTATGCAATGAATTGTCCTCTGTCTTTACTCATTACGAGAAATGATCCATTGGTACAAATGTCAGAGGATTCTCTGAAAAGGATCATTCTGTTGCTAATTATACCTCATGGTGCTATGAATTTTCCCACTGTGCGACAGGGTTTCTGATGTCTGCTGACTCTACAATACAATGTCTCCTCGCCGCGCACCCTTTTTTCCCATATCACCGATGAATCCGAATCAATAGGACCACCATCACGGGTTGATCCTTCACATGACTTGCTACACTGCAGAGGAAATGGAGGTGGGTATTGGACAGAGAGCAACGTCAGAAAAAACTTCAGCAACTTTCTCCTGATAAGATCGTCTGGCTTGCGTCACGGTGCGCCCTTCGGGCTTTGCCATCTTTAAAAATCCTGAAACAAGGGCAGTCATTAACGTCGGAAGCTACTAAAATAGTGTTCACTGTCCTCCGCTCGGTCAATGCTGCATTGGCATTGATCAAGCGGGATCATTTGGTTACTGCCGTCCATGCCGCCGATACCGCGGCATATTCCAATGCGGCATATGCCTCTGCCCGCGTCGCCCATGACGCCGATGGCGCATATGCTGCCGCACGTGCTGCTGCTGCCGCCGATGCGGCGGCATATGCCGCTGTTCGTGCCGCCGATGCCGCCGATGCCGCCGCCAATGTCTTCCGTGCCGCCGATGCCGCTGCTGATGCCGCCGATGCCGCCGCTGACGCCGTTGCCAATGCTGCCGCTTATGCTGCCTATGCAACCGCTACTGCCGCCCATGCCACCGATGCCGCGGCATATGCCGCGGCTCGTGCCGCCGCCGATGCCGCAGATACCGCCGCCGATGCAGCTGTCAACGCCGACATGATTGTTTTTACTAATGACAAGGTAAAGCTAGGTGTGCAATGGCTTGGTTTATGGCTGAGCCCTCCCCCGGGATATTGGGATAATTTGTTTCAAGAATTCTTGTCGGATCTCCGTCAACTGGGGCTTGGCTACTGGGCCGACGAATGTCAAAACTGGTTCCATGGCCGTTTTGATTGGGAAAAACTGGAACGTTGCCTCTTCATGCCCTCATCAACCATCGAGGCGGGGGTTGAGGCCATGTTGGCCTACCTTCAAGCAGAAACGCTGGTCCGCATGAACGAGGCCCGGGTGGTTTTTCTCGGCGAGGGGGAGGCCGGGAAAACCTCGTTGATCCGCTGTCTCTTCGATGAGGAAATCCGCGGGGACGAGCCCGCCACGCCCCGCATCGATGTCCGCCAGCGGTCGGAACGGATCGACGGGAACATGACCCACATCCATTACTGGGATTTTGGCGGTCAGGTCATCATGCATGCCACCCACCAGTTCTTTCTCCGGGAAAAATCCGTCTATGTGGTGGTTCTCGATATCCGCCGCTGCGACAGCCTGGAATACTGGCTGGACCATGTGCGGGTCTTTGCGGCGAATGCCCCGACGCTCATCGTCCTCAACAAGGTCGATCGTGTTTTATCCGGCATGGCGACCCGTCCTTCCTTTGACCTCAAGGCCATTCGCCGGCGCTATCCCTTCGTCGTGGATCAACTGCTGCTCGTCTCCTGTGCGACAAAGGACGGAATCAAAGAATTCCTGGAGGCGCTGCAGAGTTATATTGCAGGAAGCCACATCCTCAAGGCAGATATGCCCGAGCCGTGGTTTCTGGTCAAAGAAGAGCTGACCCGGCAGAACCAGGACTTCATAACCCGGGAGCAATTTTCTCAGATCTGCCATTCGCAAAATGTAGAGAACGATCATGTCGCTTCCACACTGAATGTGTTGGATAAGCTTGGTGTTGCCATCCATTTCCCGACTTTGCCGGTTCAGGATGTGGTGCTCAACCCGCAGTGGATTACCAAGGCCATCTACTTCATTATCCTGGCGAACGAACGGAAACACCTCAATGGAAAACTCGATGTAGGGATCATCCGGGATCTCTTTTCCAGTGCCAGTCCGGAGGAGTTAGATATCGAAGTTCCCGAGGACAAATACGCCTTTCTCCTCGATCTGATGACTGAGTTCAAACTTGCCTTCCGGAGTCGGGAAAGGGACGGGCTTTATCTCGTGCCCATGCTGGCGCAAACAGATGAGCCCCTCCATAATGTCCCGCGTGAAGGGGGCTTGAAGTTTGTTTTTTCCCTTCCTTTTCTGCCACCAGCCCTTTTCTATCGCTTTATCGCCGAATCGGGCAAAGACTTGGACGATGAGAGAATCTGGAGGACTGGGGCGATCCTGATCCAGGGGAATACCCGGGCACTTGTCGAGTACAGTGACTATCAGCGTACCATTTCTTTGATCGTTCACGGACCGGATGCCGGTAACTATCTGACAACCTTGCGGCAGCGGCTGATGATGATGCTGGGGAAAAACTATCGGGAGCTTGAATACGATCTCCATGCGATCACTCCTCAGGGCGAGCGAATCAACTGGCTTGACGCCATCCAACGGTTTGAGCGGGAAGGTGAAAATGCGAGAATCTATACGGATCGTAACAGTTATTCCTTAAAAGATCTGTTAATGATTATCCTGGGACAGCTGAACAATCTTCAATATGTTGTCAATGTTGTCAACACGGAATTTTCAATAGTGAGGATGATGCAAATGTCGAAGGGGGATATAAATGTCAATGTAAGTCCGGCTTTCCATGTGGATCCGGAAATCAACCCGACAATCAACCCATCGTTCGAACAGAATCCAACCATTTCCGTTTCGGTAACTCAGAGTGTTGAATTTTCTACTGTGAATGAATTGAAAAGTGATCTTCAGCGGATGAAGGAGATCCTTGAGGACTTTCAAGAAGATGAACCCGGACAAGCCACCCAATATGAGAAGCAACTGAGATCCCTTATCCGGGATATCGACCGGATTGAAAAGGATATCGACGATCTGAAGGCACAAGCCGATTCCAATGAATCGGAGAAAAGGACGCTTTTGACGCGCATCAAAGATAGATGGGAGGAATTCGCCGAAAAGGCCAAGCAGTGTTATTATGTGACCGGGATGGTTGAAAAAGCTGCCAAAGCCGCAGGATGGTTAGATAAGATCGATTGGAATAACCTGCTGTAGCAAAGTTTTCGGTGAATCAGGAATGGACATGCCGAAAGGACCCGATCGTTTTCAAAAGCAGATCGTGATTGAGAATCTCCATAAGCATGTGGAGTATCTCTCGGTGAAGATCGGGGATCGGCATCTCTGGAAAGGGGACTCCCTGGACAGAACGGCCGAATACATCGAGTCGGCCGTTTCCGGTTATGGATATGCGGTGGAGCGCCAGTCCTATTCAAGTTACGGCAAAACCGTTTCCAACCTGATTGTCGAAAAAAGGGGAGAATCCGAAGGGGTTGTGATTGTCGGCGCCCATTATGATTCGGTTCCCGGAACACCGGGTGCGGATGACAATGCATCGTCCGTAGCGGGCCTTCTGGAACTGGCAAGATTGTGCAAAGAAAGTCCAAGCCGAAAAACCCTTGTTTTTGCCGCCTTTGTCAACGAAGAGCCTCCCTCCTTCGGGTCAAGGAATATGGGGAGTATGGTCTATGCAAAACACTTGAAAGACAATAACATTTCTATCGATGTGATGATCTCTCTGGAGATGATCGGTTTTTTCAGTGAAGAGGTCGTTCAAGGGTATCCGCTTCCGGGGATGGACGTGTTCTATCCAAAAAAGGGGAATTTCATCGGCATTGTGGGAAATTTTCCGTCATCCCGATATGTATTTCTTCTCAAAAGAGGAATAAGGAAACACTCGAACATGATTGCAAAGTCCCTAACGGCGCCGGAATTTTTCGGAGGCATCAACCTTTCCGATCACTACTCGTTCTGGCAGCACGGCTATCGAGCCGTCATGATCACGGATACCTCTTTTTATAGGAACAGGAATTACCATCAGGAGACAGATACGATTGATACGCTCAACTTTGAGCGGATGGCCGAGCTGGTCAAGGGATTGTATTTTACGCTCCGGGAATTTTAATGATCGGGCTGAATGCCGCCTGCGATCACATAAAAGTGATTCTCCCCTTTCAAAACATCCAGCGGGTATAATCTTTAATTTACAATCAACTTTATTACGGACAACTAATAAAATTACACCAAATCCTTAGCATAAAATACGGATTTTCAGGTATTGACCCATTGGCAAACTGTAATCTATTGTAATGTAAAATCCGCGTAATTTTTCATGCTGGCATTGTTCAATGCAGAGAATTTGAAAAAGAAGTATCCTGAAAAAGCCAACCCGTCGATATCACGGGACGGAAAGCAACGGGTCTTCAAAGATGAGACAGCCGGGCCGCCAGGAGAGATGGAGATGTCCATCCTTGGCGGTTTTTTTGTGGGGACTTATTTTGGGGAATTCATCCAAGGGATGAAAAAGGCAGAAAGGAGGTGTTCCACCGCAGCGTAAAAGAGGAAATTGGGTTACGATAGATAAAGGAGTATGGAATTTATTCAAAAAGGGGGGACTATATGATGATGTATCATTCTCGGTGTATACCAAGGGCATTAAAGTTAACCGGATATTGTCTTCTTATTCCTCTTCTCGCTCTTTTCCTGGCAGTACATCCTGCATCTGCTACCATTATCAATTCCGGAGATATCATGGGGCTGAAAACCTTTCAGGATCAAAACACCGGCCACATCTGGCTTGATCTTGACAACTTTTTCAACAAGACCTTTAATGACATGAAGGCCACGGCTGTGGCGGCCGGTTTCACCGTTGCGAATAAGAGCGACGTGAGCCAGCTTCTCTCGAGCCTGCCTGATCCGAACGTGAATTGGACTTCCTATACGGCGATCATGGGAGAGGCTCCTAACCGCGCTCTCATCTGGGGCGCCTACGACCAGACTCCGGGAGATAATAGCCACGATTGGGCCTATTCATGGAGCGATTCTGATTCTTGGAGTTATCAGCCTAACGCTTATGCCAATAACGTGGTGCCAAACGGGGGAAGCCGGGATGCCGACATGAATCTGTGGGCGTACCGTGGGGGGGCGGTTGTTCCGCTACCTGCGAGCTTCCTCCTTCTCGGACCCGGCCTGGCCGCAGTCGCTGTTTTAAGAAGGAAAATGAAGTAGTAAACAAACCATTTCTGCAGGTATCGAGGCAGGGTCGAAAGGCTCTGCCTTTTTTTGATCCCCCAGGGGACCTTTTCGTTGTCAAGTTTTCGGTACAGGACGATCTACTGCGAATGACCTCAATATCTGCAGTTGGCTGTTGATTCTGCCTGGTGATATAATTTTTAAATTGAAGATCCTGCTAAATTTATTTAGAATTTGACAACGGAAAAAGGGGGATACGACTCATGATACTGGTAGAAGGATTTCGAGGCAAATCTGTAACCGAGCATATTGTTGAAAT
This genomic interval from Syntrophus gentianae contains the following:
- a CDS encoding SpoIID/LytB domain-containing protein, translating into MITKEPRLRVGIMEGKAGISGCLNGNFRSPQYPGQHFSGNFSIHSLGGEILLTAAKGGGIVTRSSLSLLSEDQATFSLQDVTIGVAFHWERQEAQTFAGNLRILALGDGTLTAINDIALEDYLSSVISSEMSASAPMALLKAHAVISRSWLVTMLKRGPAPSRTSPPSSSGNEHIVWYGREEHQMFDVCADDHCQRYQGLTRSIPERTAAAINITRGVFLVYGDAVCDARYYKCCGGRTETFENTWEEIPHPYLTSVADAAVDSPPILDEEAAQRWLLSSPEAWCNTRDEKLLAEILPSFDQETKDFFRWQVAYDQDELGEILKEKSGIDFGRVQDLIPLERGPSGRIVRLKIVGTKTSIVVGKELEIRRWLSRSHLYSSAFVVEAQRDPSGTDCRFVLHGGGWGHGVGLCQIGAAVMASQGISAEVILKHYFRGASLKKLY
- a CDS encoding COR domain-containing protein, which produces MFTVLRSVNAALALIKRDHLVTAVHAADTAAYSNAAYASARVAHDADGAYAAARAAAAADAAAYAAVRAADAADAAANVFRAADAAADAADAAADAVANAAAYAAYATATAAHATDAAAYAAARAAADAADTAADAAVNADMIVFTNDKVKLGVQWLGLWLSPPPGYWDNLFQEFLSDLRQLGLGYWADECQNWFHGRFDWEKLERCLFMPSSTIEAGVEAMLAYLQAETLVRMNEARVVFLGEGEAGKTSLIRCLFDEEIRGDEPATPRIDVRQRSERIDGNMTHIHYWDFGGQVIMHATHQFFLREKSVYVVVLDIRRCDSLEYWLDHVRVFAANAPTLIVLNKVDRVLSGMATRPSFDLKAIRRRYPFVVDQLLLVSCATKDGIKEFLEALQSYIAGSHILKADMPEPWFLVKEELTRQNQDFITREQFSQICHSQNVENDHVASTLNVLDKLGVAIHFPTLPVQDVVLNPQWITKAIYFIILANERKHLNGKLDVGIIRDLFSSASPEELDIEVPEDKYAFLLDLMTEFKLAFRSRERDGLYLVPMLAQTDEPLHNVPREGGLKFVFSLPFLPPALFYRFIAESGKDLDDERIWRTGAILIQGNTRALVEYSDYQRTISLIVHGPDAGNYLTTLRQRLMMMLGKNYRELEYDLHAITPQGERINWLDAIQRFEREGENARIYTDRNSYSLKDLLMIILGQLNNLQYVVNVVNTEFSIVRMMQMSKGDINVNVSPAFHVDPEINPTINPSFEQNPTISVSVTQSVEFSTVNELKSDLQRMKEILEDFQEDEPGQATQYEKQLRSLIRDIDRIEKDIDDLKAQADSNESEKRTLLTRIKDRWEEFAEKAKQCYYVTGMVEKAAKAAGWLDKIDWNNLL
- a CDS encoding M28 family peptidase, with amino-acid sequence MPKGPDRFQKQIVIENLHKHVEYLSVKIGDRHLWKGDSLDRTAEYIESAVSGYGYAVERQSYSSYGKTVSNLIVEKRGESEGVVIVGAHYDSVPGTPGADDNASSVAGLLELARLCKESPSRKTLVFAAFVNEEPPSFGSRNMGSMVYAKHLKDNNISIDVMISLEMIGFFSEEVVQGYPLPGMDVFYPKKGNFIGIVGNFPSSRYVFLLKRGIRKHSNMIAKSLTAPEFFGGINLSDHYSFWQHGYRAVMITDTSFYRNRNYHQETDTIDTLNFERMAELVKGLYFTLREF
- a CDS encoding VPLPA-CTERM sorting domain-containing protein is translated as MGLKTFQDQNTGHIWLDLDNFFNKTFNDMKATAVAAGFTVANKSDVSQLLSSLPDPNVNWTSYTAIMGEAPNRALIWGAYDQTPGDNSHDWAYSWSDSDSWSYQPNAYANNVVPNGGSRDADMNLWAYRGGAVVPLPASFLLLGPGLAAVAVLRRKMK